In Tiliqua scincoides isolate rTilSci1 chromosome 1, rTilSci1.hap2, whole genome shotgun sequence, the following are encoded in one genomic region:
- the LOC136654341 gene encoding olfactory receptor 5AR1-like isoform X3 — MKQNHTTVTEFILVGFMDYPQLQIPLFILFLGIYLTTLVGNLGLIILTSTDPHLHTPMYFFLRNLSVIDIGYSSAIAPKLLATFVSENKCISFTGCTVQFFFFCLFVTTEGCLLAVMAYDRFTAICNPLLYIVVMSKKLCTLLVISAYTCGFASSTVHTIFIFRLNFCGPNIINHFFCDVPPMLKLSCSDTHVTRTLHFIISAIIALTTFLIVLISYVAIVFAILRIHSAQGRYKAFSTCASHLTAVIIFFGTIIFMYVRPGSSFSTDQDKIVSVFYTLVISLLNPLIYSLRNKDVKDAVGRIINRVTFLK, encoded by the coding sequence ATGAAGCAAAATCACACAACTGTGACTGAGTTCATCCTTGTAGGATTCATGGACTATCCACAGCTTCAGATCCCTCTCTTCATCTTGTTCCTGGGAATCTACCTCACCACACTAGTAGGGAACCTTGGATTAATTATATTAACCAGTACTGATCCtcatcttcatacccccatgtactttttcctcagAAACCTCTCCGTTATCGATATTGGTTACTCTAGTGCCATTGCCCCCAAGCTGTTGGCAACTTTTgtgtcagaaaataaatgcatttcCTTCACAGGGTGCACAGTGCAGTTcttctttttttgcctttttgtgaCCACTGAAGGTTGCCTCTTGGCTGTGATGGCCTATGACCGTTTCACAGCCATCTGCAACCCACTGCTCTATATTGTGGTTATGTCTAAGAAGTTGTGCACCCTGTTAGTCATCAGTGCATACACTTGTGGTTTTGCAAGTTCAACTGTCCATACTATTTTCATATTTCGCTTGAACTTCTGTGGACCAAATATAATTAATCATTTCTTTTGTGATGTTCCTCCAATGCTTAAATTGTCCTGTTCAGACACTCATGTGACTCGCACTCTGCATTTCATTATATCCGCTATAATTGCACTGACTACATTTCTGATTGTCTTGATCTCCTATGTTGCCATCGTGTTTGCTATCCTGAGGATCCATTCTGCCCAGGGCAGATAcaaagccttctccacctgtgCCTCCCACCTAACTGCTGTCATCATCTTCTTTGGAACTATCATCTTCATGTACGTACGACCCGGATCAAGTTTCTCCACAGATCAAGACAAAATTGTTTCTGTGTTCTATACTCTTGTGATCTCCTTACTCAATCCACTCATCTATAGCCTGAGGAACAAAGATGTGAAGGATGCTGTTGGTAGGATCATAAACAGGGTGACATTTCTGAAGTAA
- the LOC136654341 gene encoding olfactory receptor 5AR1-like isoform X2 encodes MTLQNHTTVTEFILVGFMDYPQLQIPLFILFLGIYLTTLVGNLGLIILTSTDPHLHTPMYFFLRNLSVIDIGYSSAIAPKLLATFVSENKCISFTGCTVQFFFFCLFVTTEGCLLAVMAYDRFTAICNPLLYIVVMSKKLCTLLVISAYTCGFASSTVHTIFIFRLNFCGPNIINHFFCDVPPMLKLSCSDTHVTRTLHFIISAIIALTTFLIVLISYVAIVFAILRIHSAQGRYKAFSTCASHLTAVIIFFGTIIFMYVRPGSSFSTDQDKIVSVFYTLVISLLNPLIYSLRNKDVKDAVGRIINRVTFLK; translated from the coding sequence CAAAATCACACAACTGTGACTGAGTTCATCCTTGTAGGATTCATGGACTATCCACAGCTTCAGATCCCTCTCTTCATCTTGTTCCTGGGAATCTACCTCACCACACTAGTAGGGAACCTTGGATTAATTATATTAACCAGTACTGATCCtcatcttcatacccccatgtactttttcctcagAAACCTCTCCGTTATCGATATTGGTTACTCTAGTGCCATTGCCCCCAAGCTGTTGGCAACTTTTgtgtcagaaaataaatgcatttcCTTCACAGGGTGCACAGTGCAGTTcttctttttttgcctttttgtgaCCACTGAAGGTTGCCTCTTGGCTGTGATGGCCTATGACCGTTTCACAGCCATCTGCAACCCACTGCTCTATATTGTGGTTATGTCTAAGAAGTTGTGCACCCTGTTAGTCATCAGTGCATACACTTGTGGTTTTGCAAGTTCAACTGTCCATACTATTTTCATATTTCGCTTGAACTTCTGTGGACCAAATATAATTAATCATTTCTTTTGTGATGTTCCTCCAATGCTTAAATTGTCCTGTTCAGACACTCATGTGACTCGCACTCTGCATTTCATTATATCCGCTATAATTGCACTGACTACATTTCTGATTGTCTTGATCTCCTATGTTGCCATCGTGTTTGCTATCCTGAGGATCCATTCTGCCCAGGGCAGATAcaaagccttctccacctgtgCCTCCCACCTAACTGCTGTCATCATCTTCTTTGGAACTATCATCTTCATGTACGTACGACCCGGATCAAGTTTCTCCACAGATCAAGACAAAATTGTTTCTGTGTTCTATACTCTTGTGATCTCCTTACTCAATCCACTCATCTATAGCCTGAGGAACAAAGATGTGAAGGATGCTGTTGGTAGGATCATAAACAGGGTGACATTTCTGAAGTAA
- the LOC136654341 gene encoding olfactory receptor 5AR1-like isoform X1 has translation MSPQNHTTVTEFILVGFMDYPQLQIPLFILFLGIYLTTLVGNLGLIILTSTDPHLHTPMYFFLRNLSVIDIGYSSAIAPKLLATFVSENKCISFTGCTVQFFFFCLFVTTEGCLLAVMAYDRFTAICNPLLYIVVMSKKLCTLLVISAYTCGFASSTVHTIFIFRLNFCGPNIINHFFCDVPPMLKLSCSDTHVTRTLHFIISAIIALTTFLIVLISYVAIVFAILRIHSAQGRYKAFSTCASHLTAVIIFFGTIIFMYVRPGSSFSTDQDKIVSVFYTLVISLLNPLIYSLRNKDVKDAVGRIINRVTFLK, from the coding sequence CAAAATCACACAACTGTGACTGAGTTCATCCTTGTAGGATTCATGGACTATCCACAGCTTCAGATCCCTCTCTTCATCTTGTTCCTGGGAATCTACCTCACCACACTAGTAGGGAACCTTGGATTAATTATATTAACCAGTACTGATCCtcatcttcatacccccatgtactttttcctcagAAACCTCTCCGTTATCGATATTGGTTACTCTAGTGCCATTGCCCCCAAGCTGTTGGCAACTTTTgtgtcagaaaataaatgcatttcCTTCACAGGGTGCACAGTGCAGTTcttctttttttgcctttttgtgaCCACTGAAGGTTGCCTCTTGGCTGTGATGGCCTATGACCGTTTCACAGCCATCTGCAACCCACTGCTCTATATTGTGGTTATGTCTAAGAAGTTGTGCACCCTGTTAGTCATCAGTGCATACACTTGTGGTTTTGCAAGTTCAACTGTCCATACTATTTTCATATTTCGCTTGAACTTCTGTGGACCAAATATAATTAATCATTTCTTTTGTGATGTTCCTCCAATGCTTAAATTGTCCTGTTCAGACACTCATGTGACTCGCACTCTGCATTTCATTATATCCGCTATAATTGCACTGACTACATTTCTGATTGTCTTGATCTCCTATGTTGCCATCGTGTTTGCTATCCTGAGGATCCATTCTGCCCAGGGCAGATAcaaagccttctccacctgtgCCTCCCACCTAACTGCTGTCATCATCTTCTTTGGAACTATCATCTTCATGTACGTACGACCCGGATCAAGTTTCTCCACAGATCAAGACAAAATTGTTTCTGTGTTCTATACTCTTGTGATCTCCTTACTCAATCCACTCATCTATAGCCTGAGGAACAAAGATGTGAAGGATGCTGTTGGTAGGATCATAAACAGGGTGACATTTCTGAAGTAA
- the LOC136659375 gene encoding olfactory receptor 5AR1-like, whose amino-acid sequence MLLQRSNETMKQNHTTVSEFILVGFMDHPQLQVPLFILFLGIYLTTLVWNIGIIILTRIDSHLYTPMYFFLRNLSFIDIGYSSVIAPKLLATFVSENKTISFTGCTVQFFVFAVFVTTEGCLLAVMAYDRFTAICNPLLYFVVMSKKLCTVLLICAYTCGFTSSTLQTFFIFSLNFCGSNIINHFFCDVPPMLKLSCSDTRVAHTVHFIISAIIALTTSLIVLVSYVAIVFAILRIHSAQGRYKAFSTCASHLTTVTIFFGTLIFMYVRPGSSFSMDQDKIVSVFYTLVTSLLNPLIYSLRNKDVKDALSRVVTRVLFLK is encoded by the coding sequence ATGTTACTACAGAGGAGCAATGAAACCATGAAGCAAAATCACACTACTGTGAGTGAGTTCATCCTTGTAGGATtcatggaccacccacagcttcAGGTCCCTCTCTTCATCTTGTTTCTGGGAATCTACTTGACCACACTAGTGTGGAACATTGGAATAATTATCTTAACCAGGATCGATTCTCATCTTTACACgcccatgtactttttcctcagAAACCTCTCCTTCATAGATATTGGTTACTCTAGTGTCATTGCCCCCAAGCTGTTGGCAACCTTTGTGTcagaaaataaaaccatttccTTCACAGGGTGCACAGTGCAGTTTTTCGTTTTTGCTGTCTTTGTGACCACTGAAGGTTGCCTCTTGGCTGTGATGGCCTATGACCGCTTCACAGCCATCTGCAACCCACTGCTCTATTTTGTGGTTATGTCTAAGAAGTTGTGTACCGTGTTATTGATCTGTGCATACACTTGTGGTTTTACAAGTTCAACGCTCCAGACCTTTTTCATATTTAGCTTGAATTTCTGTGGTTCAAATATAATTAATCACTTTTTCTGTGATGTTCCTCCAATGCTTAAATTGTCCTGCTCAGACACCCGTGTCGCTCACACTGTACATTTCATTATATCCGCTATAATTGCACTGACTACATCTCTGATTGTCTTGGTCTCCTATGTCGCCATCGTGTTTGCTATCCTGAGGATCCATTCTGCTCAGGGCAGATAcaaagccttctccacctgtgCCTCCCACCTAACCACTGTCACCATCTTCTTTGGAACTCTCATCTTCATGTACGTACGACCTGGATCAAGTTTCTCCATGGATCAAGACAAAATTGTTTCTGTGTTCTATACTCTTGTGACCTCCTTACTTAATCCACTCATCTACAGTCTGAGGAATAAAGACGTGAAGGATGCTCTCAGTAGGGTGGTAACCAGGGTGCTATTTCTGAAGTAA
- the LOC136644662 gene encoding olfactory receptor 5AR1-like produces the protein MAERNVTIITEFILLGFTDNPRLQLVLFPGVLTIYLLILIGNIGMVMLIWTDSQLHTPMYYFLSNLSLLDIGYSSVIAPRTLVTFVAETKTISYTGCALQFFFFCIAVSCECCLLGVMAYDRFTAICNPLLYTTIMSKPFCKLLVAASYLTGCVNAIVQTSIIFNLSFCRSNIINHFFCDVPPILKLSCSDTRVIDVIHFTFATAIVVVTLLTILISYTYILAAILRLNSAEGRHKAFSTCASHLTAVTVFYGTGAFMYVRTSSKYSIEQDKIIAVFYTLVIPMLNPFIYSLRNKEVKEAFKRVYGRKVVSQRQ, from the coding sequence ATGGCCGAAAGAAACGTCACCATAATCACGGAGTTCATTCTGCTGGGATTCACAGATAACCCAAGACTGCAGCTTGTCCTCTTCCCAGGGGTCTTAACGATTTACTTGTTGATCCTGATAGGGAACATTGGCATGGTGATGTTAATCTGGACTGACTCTCAACTTCACACACCCATGTACTATTTCCTAAGCAATCTATCCCTCTTAGACATCGGCTATTCCAGTGTCATTGCTCCCAGGACATTGGTGACCTTTGTGGCAGAAACCAAAACTATTTCATACACTGGTTGTGCCctgcagtttttctttttctgcattgCTGTGTCTTGTGAATGCTGTCTGCTAGGTGTGATGGCATATGACCGCTTCACTGCTATCTGTAATCCGCTCTTGTATACCACTATCATGTCTAAACCATTCTGTAAACTGCTAGTGGCTGCTTCATATCTAACAGGATGTGTGAATGCAATTGTTCAGACTTCAATTATATTTAATCTTTCCTTCTGTAGATCCAATATCatcaaccatttcttctgtgatgtgCCGCCTATCCTAAAACTCTCTTGTTCAGACACACGTGTCATTGATGTAATCCATTTCACTTTCGCTACAGCAATCGTGGTCGTTACCCTCCTGACCATTCTCATCTCTTACACATACATACTTGCTGCTATACTTAGGCTCAACTCAGCTGAGGGCAGGCACAAAGCCTTTTCCACCTGTGCCTCCCACCTTACAGCTGTCACTGTTTTCTATGGAACAGGTGCTTTCATGTATGTACGAACCAGTTCGAAATATTCTATTGAACAGGACAAAATTATTGCTGTGTTTTATACTCTCGTTATACCCATGTTGAATCCGTTCAtctacagcctgagaaacaagGAAGTAAAAGAGGCCTTCAAAAGAGTGTATGGGAGAAAGGTTGTCTCTCAGAGACAGTAA